One genomic window of Evansella cellulosilytica DSM 2522 includes the following:
- a CDS encoding YdbC family protein, producing the protein MSNIKFDIIESYGPLSESAKGWKKELSLISWNGRDPKYDIRDWDPDHEKMGKGITLSKEELVALKELLNKIDL; encoded by the coding sequence ATGTCAAATATCAAATTTGATATAATCGAAAGCTACGGTCCACTTTCTGAAAGTGCAAAAGGTTGGAAAAAGGAATTAAGTCTGATTAGCTGGAATGGGAGAGATCCAAAATATGATATAAGAGATTGGGATCCAGACCATGAAAAAATGGGTAAAGGCATCACATTATCTAAAGAGGAATTAGTAGCGCTCAAGGAGCTTTTAAATAAAATAGACCTGTAA
- a CDS encoding RNA polymerase sigma factor — protein sequence MKAGREGREIKDEIIIKQVVRGNDHAFRLLIEKYRNYIYQSVYSVLRNEKDAEDAAQEVFIKIYSSLPNYQGKGLKTWMTRIAVHHAIDIKRKQKRRREEVTEDIGEYINTNSTNSVESLMLRKENRKLLYERMNELPENYRSVIYGYYIEEKTFQQMAEEQSLKEKTIRVKLHRARKWMRDRWKEEDFI from the coding sequence GTGAAGGCTGGAAGGGAGGGGAGAGAAATTAAGGATGAAATAATAATTAAACAAGTGGTACGGGGAAATGACCACGCCTTTCGGTTGTTAATAGAAAAGTACCGCAATTATATTTACCAATCTGTTTATTCAGTGCTTAGAAATGAGAAAGACGCAGAAGACGCTGCACAAGAAGTATTTATAAAAATTTACTCTTCTCTCCCGAACTATCAAGGAAAAGGGTTGAAAACATGGATGACGCGAATAGCTGTACATCATGCAATTGATATAAAAAGAAAGCAAAAACGTAGGCGAGAGGAAGTCACGGAGGATATAGGCGAATACATAAATACAAATTCTACTAATAGCGTTGAGAGCCTCATGTTGCGTAAAGAGAATCGTAAGCTGCTTTACGAAAGAATGAATGAGCTTCCTGAAAATTATCGATCCGTGATTTATGGCTACTACATAGAGGAGAAAACCTTTCAACAAATGGCTGAGGAGCAATCATTAAAAGAAAAAACGATTCGAGTGAAGCTTCATCGAGCAAGGAAATGGATGAGAGACAGGTGGAAGGAGGAAGATTTTATATGA
- a CDS encoding glutathione peroxidase, whose amino-acid sequence MSVYEFSAIRMDGGEQSLAAYEGKVLIIVNTATKCGFTPQLKELQSLQEKYDGKLIVLGFPCNQFMNQEPGTNEEVAEACQLNYGVTFPLFQKINVNGKQAHPLFQYLKSEAKGLMSKDIKWNFTKFLIDQNGEVINRYAPSTTPAKMEEDIKKLLQEEA is encoded by the coding sequence ATGTCTGTTTATGAATTTTCAGCTATACGTATGGACGGTGGAGAGCAGTCGCTTGCAGCATATGAAGGTAAAGTACTGATCATTGTAAACACTGCAACGAAATGTGGATTTACGCCTCAATTGAAGGAGCTCCAATCACTTCAAGAAAAATATGACGGCAAATTAATTGTATTAGGCTTTCCATGTAATCAGTTTATGAACCAAGAGCCAGGCACGAATGAAGAAGTCGCAGAAGCTTGCCAACTTAATTACGGTGTAACGTTTCCACTCTTTCAAAAGATAAATGTTAATGGAAAACAAGCACATCCTTTATTCCAATATTTAAAATCAGAGGCGAAGGGCCTTATGAGCAAGGATATTAAATGGAACTTTACGAAATTTTTAATTGATCAAAATGGTGAAGTGATTAACCGTTATGCACCATCAACAACACCAGCAAAAATGGAAGAAGATATCAAAAAGCTATTACAAGAGGAGGCGTGA
- a CDS encoding pyridoxamine 5'-phosphate oxidase family protein: MAKQETKLSQELVAALQGETIVSLITNDPEKKQPDLSVISWVAATEDGEKIKFAVGHNAHSAQNIQADPNVVLGITGAGSCYSVRGKGTVSDVIEKTMKFRVVTVDIESVEDVIFYGGKITAEPQFEKTYDPKLAAQLDEEVYSMLKE; this comes from the coding sequence ATGGCTAAGCAAGAGACAAAATTAAGCCAAGAGCTAGTAGCCGCATTACAAGGAGAAACAATTGTTTCTTTAATTACAAACGATCCTGAAAAGAAACAACCTGATTTAAGTGTTATTTCATGGGTTGCAGCTACAGAAGATGGAGAAAAGATCAAATTTGCAGTCGGACATAATGCACACAGTGCACAAAACATCCAAGCTGATCCGAATGTTGTATTAGGAATTACTGGTGCTGGAAGCTGCTACTCTGTTAGAGGAAAAGGAACAGTTTCTGATGTCATAGAGAAAACAATGAAGTTCCGTGTTGTCACTGTAGATATAGAATCTGTAGAGGATGTCATTTTCTATGGTGGTAAAATCACAGCAGAGCCTCAATTTGAAAAAACATATGATCCTAAGCTGGCAGCCCAGCTAGATGAAGAAGTATATAGCATGTTAAAAGAATAA
- a CDS encoding aspartate kinase: MKVVKFGGSSLASATQWRKVANIILSDEQRKLVVVSAPGKRDAQDTKTTDLLIQLASTVTPSSFDEEALLKVVDRYRDIAEELDLGDNIIETIKDSLLEIIQTYRTQYERLLDALKASGEDNNAKLIASYFQSLGVVAHYVSPKDAGMIVTDEPGNARILPEAYERIADLRKREGILIIPGFFGYSNNEHIVTFPRGGSDITGSIIAAGVEADEYENFTDVDSIYSVNPNIVDNPCEIKELTYREMRELAYSGFSVFHDEALQPVVQKKVPVRVKNTNHPEAPGTKIIAEREVNGVPVVGIASDKGFCSINITKYLMNREVGFGRHLLEILEDEQISFEHTPSGIDNISVIVRSHHLEGGKEDRVINRILSELHVDDVSIERDLAIVMVVGEGMEKTVGIAAKATNAFYDAGVNIKMINQGSSEVSMMFGVEAYKVDLAVKSLYEAYFMK; encoded by the coding sequence GTGAAAGTAGTGAAGTTTGGGGGAAGTTCATTAGCAAGTGCAACACAGTGGCGAAAAGTCGCTAACATTATTTTGTCAGATGAACAAAGAAAGCTAGTCGTTGTATCAGCTCCAGGAAAACGAGATGCGCAAGATACGAAAACGACCGATTTACTAATCCAATTAGCGAGCACTGTAACACCATCAAGTTTTGACGAAGAGGCCTTATTAAAGGTTGTAGATCGATATCGTGATATTGCAGAGGAGCTCGATCTCGGAGACAATATCATCGAGACGATTAAAGATAGCTTACTTGAGATCATCCAGACATATCGAACACAATACGAACGACTTTTAGATGCTTTGAAAGCGAGTGGGGAAGATAACAATGCAAAGCTTATAGCTTCTTATTTTCAATCCCTAGGAGTAGTAGCGCATTATGTTTCTCCTAAGGATGCAGGAATGATCGTGACAGATGAGCCAGGAAATGCACGCATCCTCCCTGAAGCGTACGAACGAATTGCCGACTTGAGAAAACGCGAAGGCATCCTTATTATCCCTGGATTTTTCGGTTATTCAAATAATGAGCATATCGTGACTTTTCCTAGGGGTGGCTCAGATATTACGGGCTCAATCATTGCAGCTGGTGTGGAAGCGGATGAATATGAAAACTTTACAGACGTTGACTCCATATACAGTGTTAATCCAAACATTGTAGATAATCCATGCGAAATTAAAGAATTAACGTATAGAGAAATGAGGGAGCTTGCCTATTCTGGATTTTCTGTTTTTCACGACGAAGCACTTCAGCCTGTTGTACAAAAGAAAGTACCTGTTCGAGTGAAAAATACGAATCATCCAGAAGCGCCAGGAACAAAAATCATTGCAGAAAGAGAAGTAAATGGCGTACCGGTTGTCGGTATCGCCAGCGACAAAGGATTTTGCAGCATTAACATTACAAAATATTTAATGAATCGAGAAGTCGGTTTTGGACGTCATTTACTTGAAATATTAGAGGATGAGCAAATTTCATTTGAGCACACACCATCTGGTATCGATAATATATCTGTCATAGTACGCTCCCACCATTTAGAGGGTGGAAAAGAGGACAGAGTCATAAATAGAATTCTTTCGGAGCTCCATGTAGATGATGTTTCCATCGAAAGGGACCTTGCTATCGTGATGGTTGTAGGAGAAGGAATGGAAAAAACAGTAGGAATTGCTGCGAAAGCAACAAATGCCTTCTATGATGCTGGGGTAAACATCAAAATGATTAATCAAGGTTCATCAGAGGTAAGCATGATGTTTGGCGTCGAGGCTTATAAAGTCGATCTAGCTGTAAAAAGTTTATATGAAGCTTATTTTATGAAGTAG
- a CDS encoding excisionase family DNA-binding protein: MYLTVKETAEYLEVSEMYVKNLINQRKIRAVHDGDQFLINKAQFNTHMDQLEKYKELIEQILNEPIPEDIDVKDED; this comes from the coding sequence ATGTATTTAACGGTAAAAGAAACAGCGGAATATTTAGAGGTATCAGAAATGTATGTGAAAAACTTAATAAACCAACGAAAAATTCGAGCGGTTCATGATGGTGATCAGTTTCTCATTAACAAAGCGCAATTCAATACACATATGGATCAATTAGAAAAATATAAGGAATTAATCGAACAAATACTTAATGAACCAATTCCTGAAGATATTGATGTTAAGGATGAAGATTAA
- the pssA gene encoding CDP-diacylglycerol--serine O-phosphatidyltransferase yields the protein MRLKKSIPNIVTLANLYCGFLSIGFAASGEYNNAAILILIGMMLDSMDGRLARMLKAESKMGQELDSLADIVTFGIAPSFLIYYTYFFQFDLLGFAVAGLFPLFGAYRLARFNVSASTSSSGNYFTGVPITAAGGILALLTLFGNVIPEIVTTVIFTALCFLMVSRIKIPSLKEIPLPKYGTIVTLFLGALLIVIYTGSYTNFPYLIYIATPLYIAYLAYRFVKLKKEKAQRNKE from the coding sequence ATGCGTTTGAAAAAAAGTATACCGAACATAGTGACATTAGCTAACCTTTATTGTGGTTTTTTATCCATCGGATTTGCTGCAAGTGGGGAATATAACAATGCCGCTATATTAATTTTAATCGGAATGATGTTAGATAGTATGGATGGACGACTAGCAAGGATGCTAAAAGCGGAAAGTAAAATGGGGCAGGAACTGGATTCATTAGCGGATATCGTGACATTTGGAATTGCGCCATCCTTTCTCATCTATTATACATACTTCTTCCAGTTTGACCTATTAGGTTTTGCAGTTGCTGGTTTGTTTCCATTGTTTGGAGCTTATCGACTTGCGAGATTTAATGTGAGTGCATCAACATCTTCATCTGGTAATTACTTTACCGGTGTCCCTATAACAGCTGCCGGAGGAATTCTTGCATTACTTACTTTGTTTGGTAATGTGATTCCAGAGATTGTGACAACTGTTATTTTTACAGCACTCTGTTTTCTAATGGTCAGTAGAATAAAAATCCCAAGCTTAAAAGAGATCCCATTACCGAAGTATGGAACAATCGTGACTTTATTTTTAGGGGCGTTACTCATCGTCATCTACACGGGCTCTTATACTAATTTTCCTTATCTTATTTATATAGCAACGCCACTATATATCGCCTACTTAGCATACCGTTTTGTAAAATTGAAAAAAGAAAAAGCGCAAAGAAATAAGGAATAA
- a CDS encoding MATE family efflux transporter, whose amino-acid sequence MENNSAKKLSLFAITWPIFIEMTLHMFLRTADTFMLSRVSDEAVAAVGVANQLIMFMFFLFQFGSIGATVVIAQYLGAKKHDQIHKFSGNALSFNILFGIVVSVVIVSFTSFYLGFFHLTDELFAMARTYMLIVGSALVLQAMMLTLAAIIQAHGFTRYTMYVSVGMNIINIFGNYVLIFGAFGFPQLGVTGVAIATVFSQFLGVTANFIILYFKVKVKVRLIDYIKWKKDRLMKILSVGVPAALGQISYSASQIVTTGFITVLGPDMLTTRIYTLNILFFVIVLAISLGRGTQIVVGHLVGAGEMDKAYKEAFRSLKWNISLCLGVAVLLVIFREPLLGLFTSNPLIISTGAVLLIMGLILEPGRCLNIVLGQTLQATGDSRYVMLVSVIIIWAFSVPLYYVLGIHLGFGLIGIWIAFIVDEWIRGIYLLQRWRSGKWRAKALVKQEEDLKESV is encoded by the coding sequence ATGGAAAATAACAGTGCAAAAAAACTATCATTATTCGCAATTACTTGGCCAATTTTCATTGAAATGACTTTACATATGTTTCTTAGAACGGCAGATACATTTATGTTAAGTAGAGTATCTGATGAGGCAGTCGCTGCAGTCGGCGTTGCTAATCAGCTCATCATGTTTATGTTTTTTCTGTTTCAATTTGGATCGATTGGTGCAACTGTTGTCATTGCCCAATATTTAGGCGCAAAAAAGCATGATCAAATACATAAATTTTCAGGTAATGCCCTATCATTTAATATTTTGTTCGGTATTGTTGTGAGTGTCGTTATTGTTTCTTTTACTAGCTTTTATTTAGGCTTTTTCCACTTAACAGATGAGCTATTCGCAATGGCAAGGACATACATGCTTATAGTCGGCTCCGCACTCGTGCTACAGGCAATGATGCTGACATTAGCTGCGATCATACAAGCACACGGTTTTACTAGATATACAATGTATGTGTCTGTCGGCATGAATATTATTAATATTTTCGGTAACTATGTACTCATATTTGGGGCATTCGGTTTCCCTCAATTAGGGGTAACAGGTGTTGCTATTGCTACCGTCTTTAGTCAGTTTTTAGGGGTAACCGCAAACTTCATTATTCTCTATTTTAAAGTGAAGGTAAAAGTAAGGTTGATCGATTATATCAAATGGAAAAAAGATCGCTTAATGAAAATATTAAGTGTAGGTGTTCCTGCCGCACTCGGGCAAATATCCTATTCTGCTAGTCAAATTGTAACGACCGGTTTTATAACTGTTCTTGGACCAGATATGCTAACAACTAGAATTTACACGTTAAATATATTGTTCTTTGTTATCGTTCTAGCAATCTCTTTAGGACGCGGAACGCAAATTGTCGTTGGCCATTTAGTTGGTGCTGGAGAGATGGATAAAGCTTATAAAGAAGCCTTCCGCAGCTTAAAATGGAATATCTCGCTTTGTTTAGGAGTAGCCGTACTACTCGTCATTTTTAGAGAGCCATTATTAGGGTTATTTACTTCTAATCCGCTCATTATTTCGACCGGTGCCGTTTTATTAATCATGGGGCTTATTCTAGAACCTGGTAGATGTCTCAACATCGTTTTAGGTCAAACGCTACAAGCAACAGGAGACTCCCGCTATGTTATGCTCGTCTCCGTCATCATCATTTGGGCATTTAGCGTCCCACTTTATTATGTTCTTGGCATCCATTTAGGTTTCGGCTTAATTGGTATATGGATTGCTTTTATTGTCGACGAATGGATAAGAGGTATCTATTTATTACAGCGTTGGAGAAGTGGAAAATGGCGAGCGAAGGCACTCGTAAAACAAGAAGAGGATTTAAAGGAAAGTGTATAA
- a CDS encoding cysteine hydrolase family protein, whose protein sequence is MSFTLETSRSVLLSLHLQHDIVSKAGKFANFFSSQAEERNVIKNCEQVINEARLIGMPVIHAAVCFNDDYSDLHVNGPLLAMVKQMEALKKGEGAAFFDEVAPYEGEYVIEHQRVGPFEGTNLSQILKDSGSDTVILFGVATNIVVETTARIASDKGYNVIVVEDCCSAATLEAHKASLETLSLLATITTRDDLLEKLKAPSLK, encoded by the coding sequence ATGAGTTTTACATTAGAAACATCACGATCCGTCCTACTATCTCTGCATCTTCAACATGATATCGTATCAAAGGCTGGGAAATTCGCTAACTTTTTTTCATCGCAGGCAGAAGAAAGAAACGTTATAAAAAATTGCGAACAAGTCATTAACGAAGCGCGGCTTATTGGCATGCCTGTCATCCATGCAGCTGTATGCTTCAACGACGACTATTCTGATTTACATGTAAACGGCCCATTGTTAGCAATGGTGAAACAAATGGAGGCATTAAAAAAGGGAGAGGGTGCTGCATTTTTTGATGAAGTCGCACCATATGAAGGAGAATATGTGATTGAGCATCAGCGTGTAGGCCCTTTCGAAGGAACAAATTTGTCTCAAATCTTGAAGGATAGTGGTTCAGATACAGTTATTCTCTTTGGGGTTGCAACAAATATTGTTGTGGAAACTACCGCTCGGATTGCCTCAGATAAAGGCTATAACGTTATTGTTGTCGAGGATTGCTGTAGTGCCGCTACTTTAGAGGCTCATAAAGCATCACTAGAAACTTTAAGTTTACTAGCTACTATTACGACGCGCGATGATCTACTAGAAAAACTGAAAGCTCCTTCGTTAAAATAA
- a CDS encoding YncE family protein, producing the protein MRKILFSLFLFITIFSLVACGSEDTSQEEVEDENVSTDQEEDTDTSDETEEDAALEEETEVQYEVWIADQGLNEIHIIDGATQEINETIDFADVGDKPHMLVFDEEGEYAYVANMGSGTVSVIRAEDREVLTTLETDEGAHAAIPSPDGERVLVANTPGQSMTEILIDKDNEEFTVGRHIDLTEVEALQDEEEFPNQRPICLQYTADGSKAYVTLGGGGLFVLDVASFEVIAQFGKSQVGAHGCGTILSPDGSHMFANSGSTELAEYYVIDVETDEIIYTGETGGIDAHGVAFTPDGEHLWMVNRVTDDGAIIDPVSFEVVDHIEFVGEAPDLLVFSPDGKYAYISLRGPEPATGTHDMAGDTPGVAVIDVETKTKVKLIEMDLSGDPHGIDMRIVNQ; encoded by the coding sequence TTGCGTAAAATTTTATTTAGCTTATTTTTATTTATCACCATCTTTTCTCTAGTCGCATGTGGATCAGAGGATACTTCACAGGAAGAAGTAGAGGATGAAAATGTGTCTACGGATCAAGAAGAAGACACAGATACAAGTGATGAAACTGAAGAAGATGCAGCATTAGAAGAAGAAACTGAAGTGCAGTATGAAGTGTGGATCGCTGACCAAGGATTAAACGAAATACACATTATCGATGGTGCAACACAAGAAATTAATGAAACAATTGATTTTGCTGATGTTGGAGATAAACCACATATGTTAGTTTTTGACGAAGAAGGTGAATATGCGTACGTCGCTAACATGGGCTCAGGAACTGTTTCTGTTATACGTGCTGAGGATCGTGAAGTTTTAACGACACTTGAAACAGATGAGGGTGCACACGCAGCAATTCCAAGTCCTGATGGAGAAAGGGTACTTGTAGCCAATACTCCAGGTCAATCTATGACTGAAATTTTAATTGATAAAGACAACGAAGAATTTACTGTAGGAAGACATATTGATTTAACTGAAGTAGAGGCTTTACAAGACGAAGAGGAATTTCCAAACCAACGTCCGATTTGTTTACAATACACAGCTGATGGCAGTAAAGCTTATGTTACACTTGGCGGTGGTGGATTATTTGTTTTAGATGTAGCTTCTTTTGAAGTCATTGCACAGTTTGGTAAATCACAAGTAGGTGCACATGGTTGTGGTACAATTCTTTCACCGGACGGAAGTCATATGTTTGCAAACTCAGGTTCAACAGAATTAGCTGAATATTACGTTATTGATGTTGAAACAGATGAAATAATTTATACAGGTGAAACGGGAGGGATCGATGCTCACGGTGTCGCATTTACTCCAGATGGTGAGCATTTATGGATGGTTAACAGAGTCACAGATGATGGTGCGATTATTGATCCAGTTTCTTTTGAGGTAGTTGATCATATTGAATTTGTCGGTGAGGCACCAGACTTACTAGTTTTCTCACCAGACGGTAAATATGCTTATATTTCTTTAAGAGGACCAGAGCCTGCAACAGGAACGCATGACATGGCAGGAGATACACCTGGTGTAGCAGTTATTGATGTAGAAACGAAAACGAAAGTGAAGCTCATTGAGATGGATTTGAGTGGAGATCCACATGGTATTGACATGAGAATCGTAAATCAGTAA
- a CDS encoding 1,4-dihydroxy-6-naphthoate synthase, with translation MNIYFSPCPNDTFVFHALTHGLVKGAPAFDVTFADIDVTNRLAIDEENSPDILKISFAALPWVLDKYALLPCGGALGRGCGPLVLTKENHSPASLAGKRVAVPSDRSTAYLLFRLWAAQKVEGGIGEIVVMPFHEIMPAVRDGKIDAGLVIHEARFTYQQYNLSLVADLGSWWEEDTGLPIPLGAIIARRSLDLKSLSHWIRQSVEMAWEKPTASETYVMDHAQEMSSDVAKQHIELYVNSFTQNLGNEGYHAIEALLGRAAEEGLVPRVNMEKLRECMNY, from the coding sequence TTGAACATTTATTTCTCGCCATGCCCTAACGACACTTTCGTCTTTCATGCATTAACGCACGGGCTAGTTAAGGGTGCTCCTGCATTCGATGTTACGTTTGCAGATATCGATGTTACAAATCGTTTAGCAATCGACGAAGAAAATAGTCCAGATATTTTAAAAATTTCATTTGCTGCACTGCCGTGGGTGTTAGATAAATATGCACTTCTACCATGCGGAGGCGCTTTAGGAAGAGGCTGTGGCCCACTCGTTTTAACGAAAGAAAATCATTCACCGGCATCGTTAGCTGGCAAACGGGTAGCAGTTCCGAGTGATCGGTCAACTGCCTACTTATTATTCCGTCTATGGGCTGCACAAAAGGTTGAAGGTGGCATTGGAGAAATTGTTGTAATGCCCTTTCACGAAATTATGCCGGCAGTTCGTGATGGAAAAATTGACGCTGGGCTTGTGATTCATGAAGCCCGTTTTACTTATCAACAATACAATTTATCCCTTGTCGCTGACTTAGGAAGCTGGTGGGAAGAGGATACTGGTCTTCCTATTCCATTAGGTGCAATCATTGCCCGTCGCTCCCTTGATCTTAAATCACTCTCTCATTGGATCCGACAATCTGTTGAAATGGCTTGGGAAAAACCTACTGCGTCAGAAACGTATGTGATGGACCATGCTCAAGAAATGTCCTCCGACGTTGCTAAGCAGCATATTGAGCTTTACGTTAATTCCTTTACACAAAACTTAGGTAATGAAGGCTATCACGCGATTGAAGCGTTACTCGGACGGGCCGCCGAAGAAGGCTTAGTGCCTCGTGTAAATATGGAAAAACTTCGTGAGTGCATGAATTACTGA
- a CDS encoding helix-turn-helix transcriptional regulator, with product MTIKNRVKELRARHSLTQGELAESVNVTRQTIVALEKGSYTPSLLLAMNISHTFNMPIEEIFYLEEEKN from the coding sequence ATGACAATTAAAAACCGAGTAAAGGAATTAAGAGCTAGACATAGCTTAACACAAGGAGAGTTAGCTGAATCGGTAAATGTGACGAGACAAACGATTGTCGCTTTAGAAAAAGGGAGTTATACGCCATCACTATTACTTGCAATGAATATCTCCCATACTTTTAATATGCCTATTGAAGAAATATTTTATCTTGAGGAGGAAAAAAATTGA
- a CDS encoding GNAT family N-acetyltransferase, protein MGYFKRMILQNKDELSEVVIRNYKESDFLELIKIQEESFPPPYPSEAWWNEEQLMNHVTLFPDGALCVEVNGSLAGSMTGLLVDFNPKHPEHTWNEITDEGYIRNHNANGNTLYVVDICIRPAFRKMDLGKWLMQSMYETVVHKGLDRLLGGGRLPGYYKHAEKMSIDAYVEAVVNGEMKDPVASFLLRCGRTPVSIVADYLEDEESHNYALLMEWRNPFKAI, encoded by the coding sequence ATGGGATATTTCAAACGTATGATTTTACAAAATAAAGACGAGCTCTCAGAGGTTGTCATTAGAAATTATAAGGAGTCCGATTTTTTAGAATTGATTAAAATTCAAGAAGAGAGTTTCCCACCACCGTACCCATCAGAAGCATGGTGGAATGAAGAACAACTGATGAACCATGTTACATTATTTCCCGACGGTGCTTTATGTGTAGAGGTGAATGGAAGTCTTGCAGGATCAATGACAGGATTGCTCGTTGACTTTAATCCAAAGCACCCAGAACATACGTGGAATGAAATAACAGATGAAGGATACATAAGAAATCACAATGCTAATGGCAACACACTTTATGTCGTTGATATATGTATACGTCCAGCTTTTAGAAAAATGGATTTAGGAAAATGGCTCATGCAATCGATGTATGAAACGGTAGTACATAAAGGATTAGATCGCCTTCTCGGTGGAGGTAGGTTGCCTGGATATTATAAGCATGCAGAAAAAATGTCCATTGATGCATATGTTGAAGCTGTAGTGAATGGTGAAATGAAAGATCCGGTAGCTAGCTTTTTACTCCGATGCGGAAGAACACCAGTTAGTATAGTTGCGGATTACTTAGAGGATGAAGAGTCACACAATTACGCTCTGTTAATGGAATGGCGAAATCCTTTTAAAGCTATATGA
- a CDS encoding futalosine hydrolase, whose amino-acid sequence MLHLKNKNILVMTAVDAERQAVLRGLKENTSITVTVAGVGPAEAAANTAIALSKGHYDLVISMGIAGGFVNKAPVGSVVIADQIIHADLGAESSEGFLPVEQLGFGTSKVTVDEQLMKNMLLALEKLEASVRIGSILTLSTVTGTKQTADVLQQRYPHAVAEAMEGFGVAIAAEQFGLPCMEIRAISNPIGPRDREAWKIKEAFAILEKSSEMIQEVF is encoded by the coding sequence ATGTTGCACTTAAAAAATAAAAACATTCTCGTCATGACCGCAGTTGATGCGGAGAGACAAGCTGTTTTACGCGGACTAAAGGAGAATACTTCCATTACAGTAACCGTTGCTGGCGTTGGACCTGCTGAGGCTGCCGCTAATACAGCTATTGCATTGTCTAAAGGTCATTATGATTTAGTGATTAGTATGGGGATAGCTGGAGGATTTGTGAATAAAGCACCGGTTGGTTCGGTCGTTATAGCTGACCAAATAATACATGCTGATTTAGGCGCTGAGTCCTCAGAAGGGTTTTTACCTGTCGAGCAATTAGGTTTTGGCACTTCAAAAGTGACCGTCGATGAACAGCTAATGAAAAATATGTTGCTTGCCCTAGAGAAGCTAGAAGCGTCAGTTCGAATAGGATCAATCTTAACCCTCTCTACTGTCACTGGTACGAAACAAACTGCAGATGTGCTGCAGCAAAGATATCCTCACGCAGTTGCAGAAGCAATGGAGGGATTCGGTGTAGCGATTGCTGCTGAACAGTTCGGGCTTCCATGCATGGAAATAAGAGCAATTTCTAATCCAATTGGTCCACGCGATCGAGAAGCTTGGAAAATAAAAGAAGCTTTCGCTATACTAGAAAAATCAAGTGAGATGATACAGGAGGTCTTTTAA